Genomic segment of Nostoc sp. TCL240-02:
GGTGTTGATGACTCCCTGGCTCCTGTTTTTTGGATTGTTTGCCGCAGGGATTTACATCAATATAGCGGGTATATTGTTCTTAATGGTGACATCCGCCGGATTGTACGTCTACTTGGGCAGACAGTTACGCGCAGCTGGGCAAGATGCCATCCTCAAACAACGTGCAACAGAAAAACTCGCTGCTGATTCCTTACTTGAAGCCAATTCTCCACAACCAACAGTAGGAGAACTGAAACCAGAGATTCCGCCGATACCCGAAGAGGACTTGAATGCAATTAAAGGTATCTTTGGTATCGATACGTTTTTTGCCACAGAAACCATTGCCTATCAAGATGGAGCTATTTTCAAAGGCAATTTGCGGGGAGAACCAGAAGAAGTTCACAACCGTCTAACTGCAAGTTTGCAGCAACGCCTTGGCGAGCAATATCGCCTGTTTTTAGTGGAAAACACTGATGGCAAACCAGTAGTAATTGTCCTACCGAGTCGCAATGATCCCCGACCGATGTTGTTATCGCAAAAAGCTTTTGCAGGCATTTTGTTGATAGCAACCATTGCCACAAATCTAGAAGCTGCGGGATTACTGCTGAATTTTGATTTCTTTGGCAATCCAGGGCGATTTCAAGAAGCTTTGCCTATAGGTACTGGGATATTTGCGATTTTAGTGGCTCACGAAATAGGTCATTGGTTACTTGCTAAACGCCACCAAATCCGTCTTAGCTGGCCTTTCTTTCTACCCGCAGTGCAAATTGGTTCCTTTGGGGCAATTACCCGCTTTGAATCTCTGTTACCCAACCGCAAGGTATTATTTGATATTGCCTTAGCAGGGCCAGCCGCAGGTGGTATCGTTTCTTTGGTAATGCTGGTGACAGGCTTACTACTTTCTCACTCAGGTAGTTTATTTCAATTGCCAAATCAGTTTTTCCAAGGGTCGATTTTGGTAGGAAGTTTGGCGCGAGTTGTCTTGGGTTCGGCGTTGCAGTCATCTCTGGTAAGTGTTCATCCCCTAGTGATAATTGGTTGGTTGGGGTTAATTATTACCGCTTTGAACTTAATGCCCGCAGGACAACTAGATGGTGGGCGTGTTGTTCAGGCGATTTATGGACGCAAAACCGCAGGACGCGCTACGATCGCAACTCTAATTTTACTGGCGTTAGTGTCTCTAGGTAATATGATTGCCATGTACTGGGCGATCGTGATTTTCTTCTTGCAACGAGATCAAGAACGCCCCAGCTTGAATGAAATCACTGAACCCGATGATGCTAGAGCCGCTTTGGGGCTTTTGGCTCTATTCTTAATGATTACTACACTCTTACCTCTAACTCCCGGCTTGGCTGGGCGTTTGGGAATAGGATAGTGCTGAGTTAAGAATATAGACATCTTGCAAAAGCTACTTTTGCAAGATGTTGGGCAAAAGTTAAAGGTTAAAGGGGAAGGTAAAATTCCATACCTTTAACCTTTTCCCCACTTCTGCAAGAAGTCTAATGAGTAGACTTGTCCGAAATATTAACTTAGGAAAAGAAAATGGTAAAACGTTAAGTTGAGCGTTTACCATTTTTCAGAATTAGTTATGGTTTTTGATTATATCGAGAAATATCCACACAGAACAAAACAAATTTTAGGGATTAGTTACAAGCAACTACAATCATTATTAAATTGCGCCATAAAACGACACCAAGACATCAAAACTAAACAGGAGAGTCAGAAAATTAGAATGAATGCATCTGGTGGTGGTCGTCCCGAAAAGTTATCAACCGACGAACAAGTATGTTTGTGCTTATTTTATCTAAGACAGATGCCAACTTTTCTTGTATTAGGAATGTTATTTGAGGTATCGAAGACAGAGGCTAACGATACTTTTCATTACTGGATACCAATCCTGCGAGACATTTTACCCGCTAGTTTATTAGAACAAGTATCAAATAATGAGAGTGATTTACTATTTGTTCAAGAAATATTAACCAATTTTCGGCTATTAGTCGATAGTCTAGAACAACCAATATATAGGGATTCCGACCAAAAGGAACAACAAAAATATTTTTCTGGTAAGAAGAGGCAACATACATTAAAAAGTTTAATGATTGGGATACCAGAAGGTAAGGATATTGTAGAAGTAGAGATAGGCGTTCCTGGGCCAACAGCAGATATAAAATTGTTTCGTCAATCTCAGCACAAATTTGATAAATCTCAACTTTTTTCAGGTGATAAAGGGTTTCAAGGTGGCGAAAACATCACTACTCCTCATAAAAGAAAACCGAAGCGAGAATTAACTCAACAGCAAAAAGATGAAAACAAGGCTTTATCTAATAATCGAATATTCATTGAACATTTAATTCGATTACTTAAAATATTTCGCATAGCTTCACAAAGATTTCGATTAAAGCTCGATACTTATGAACAAATTATTTTCACAGTATGTGGATTGGTTAGATTAAGAATAGGTAGCTTAATTTTGCCAACTTAACTACTAAGAGTAGTTAGGAAAATCTCAAAAAATAGGAGTGATATTTTATGCCTCTAAACTAACAGTAACTGTCTCAAAGCCTTATTACTGCGTTTTTCCGCAAATATCAAAGTTTTGCCTCAAAGCTTTGAACAGTCTGGCTTTGGAGTTTTCGGACAAGTCTAGTTGTAGTTAGAGATTTTGCGATCGCTTTGCAGACTTTATTGAAAAACCTGCCAATCTTTTTAAAAGATTAACAGGCATGGCTTATCATCAATCGGAGCGGCGGGATTCGAACCCACGACCTCCACTACCCCAAAGTGGCGCGCTACCAAGCTGCGCTACGCCCCGGTCAGAATTACTATCATATAGCAAAACTATAAGATAATCAAGAGGCTAATTTAAAAAACTTTAAGCATTCCAGCAGCTTGCAGTAAATCTGGAACAGCAGAAGCACTCCATTTACCCTCTACACATCGACCTGTATTCAAAATGAAGCACAGACTGTAATCATGAGGATAGCCTTCTACCTCCATCCATAATAAATCGCTTTCGGCTTCACAAGCAATTTTTTCCTCTTCCATTAATTCCGTTGCGAGTTGCTTCATGGTGTCTGCTAACTGTCCTAGTAGACGGCAAAAATCATTCAACTCGGCTTCGGTTAACTCAATTGCCCAATCATCTGTACCGACTAAACCTTTAAATTCAGGTGCATGGGGATTCCAGCCAATACGCCAACCAAATCCGGTTTTTACAACGCGTTCCATATTTTAGTTAAAACTGAGGAGTTATAAGTTAGGAGCTATGAATTTACAACTTATAACTCCTAAATTTTCCACTATCTAAGTAGTTCGGCACCCCCTCGCTGGGGTGGCTGTGGGGTAGTTGATGTACCAGGATTAGGTGCGGTATTGGGGTTGGGGGATAGGGTATTTTGGGAAGTAGGATTAAATATATTGACTAAGACTTGTAATAAGGCATCTCGCTGACTGCGGGTGAGATGGGTTATGGCTTTGCGATCGCCTTCCATAGGGTTTTCCCGTAGTGAATCATTGCCTGGATAGGTAGTATCATACATAATTTCATTCGCCCCCAGGTAATCAGCTATAGTCAGCTTCCAATCTAAGCGATAAATTGGGGCCCGCCCTTTGGTATAAATGTGATATCTAATCAGGCGATTTGCCAGAGTGCTATTTTCGTCAACTTTCCCATTTTCTTTGCTGATATACTTGTTTTCGCGTGGGAAATCTGGCAATTGCTGGTATACCAACTGCCAAACATCACTAGGTGTGATTCTCTGAGCATAAGCAGGTTGGATACTAAACAAACTTGTGTATATTGATTTGCCCGCCCCTAAACTCAAAGCAATTACACCCACTACCATTAAGGCAGTGAGTGTTTGCCAGGGCTTGATTCGGGGTTGAATGAACGATTGATGTTTGCTCATCCTGCCTTCTCTAAAGCCTTTTTTTATAGTTCGCCAATAATCTCTGGTTGAGTCAATTCATCGGACATTTCGATAATTGCTCTTAGCACTGGCTTCATCATCGCATCTTCGTTATTTTCAAAATCTTCATAACGCCGACGTTTAGCACGATTGGCCACCTGAACCGTAATGCGGTAACGATTTGAGGCTGCACTAATCAGTTCCTCAGCTCGGTGCATAATCTGAGACTGAGTTGTCTCGAACTTAGAACGCTTTAGCATAATCAGTGGTTCTTGGGGTCATTCCCCAGTGTAGCAGTACTGATAAATCTGTTGCCGTGTATTTAATCGCCAGCAACCTTTCTGTTGATAGAGGCTAAGAGCCTTCTAGTCATTTTATAAGTTACTTATAATACTATCTGACTAAAATCACACATCCTTATGGCTGACCTTGTGGAAACTGCTATCAATGCGGGAAACTTCAATACCCTGGTGAAAGCTGCTCAAGCTGCAAATCTCATAGAAACTCTAAAGAGTCCTGGTTCTTTGACACTATTTGCACCAACTGACGAAGCTTTTGCCAAGCTGCCAGAAGGAACTTTAGATTCCCTACTAAAAGACATTCCCAAGCTCCAGAAAATTGTGGCATATCATGTCGCTAGTGGGGATGTTCGGTCTGACGATTTGGTACAAATTGATGAGGCACAGACGCTTGAGGGGTCAATTGTAGCCATTGAATCTGCCGATGGCAAAATTAAGGTGAATAACGCCAATGTCCTCAAAACAGACATTTTGACAGACAATGGCGTGATCCATATTATTGATGAGGTATTGATGCCTGCAATGGTGGCAGGGAGATAAGGCCATTGGGAATTGGGCATTGGGCATTGGAAAATGAAAAGTCTTCCCAGTCCCCAGTCCCCAGTCCCCAGTCCCCAGTCCCCAGTCCCCAGTCCCCAGTCCCCAGTCCCTAGTCCCCAGTCCCCAGGATGCAGCCACTGCGTGGGGGAAGAGTTAATAACAACTGTTCAGCATTCCATTCAACTTCGGCAGTACCGTATAGCAGCTTGTTGGGTTGAGTACGCAAACTGACAACATCTGCATTGGCTGTTGCCGAACTTGTGCCAGCGTTGACGGCAATTATCAATTCTTCTGTCCCTAAAGTTCGTGCAAAAATATAAAGTTGTCCTTGAGCATATAAAACTTGGTAATCACCTGTACGCAAGGCTGGGTAAGTTTGGCGGAGGGCAATTAATTGACGATGAGTGTTGAAAATTTCTCGATTCCAGTTAGCCTCTAAAGGAAAGCCACGCCGTGAATCTGGATCTATACCACCAGGTAAGCCAACTTCATCACCATAGTAAATACTAGGGGCACCAGGAAAGGTTAGTAAAAGTAGAGTCGATAATTCTACACTCGCTATATCACCGCCTGCAATGGTCATCAATCGGGCTGTATCGTGACTTGCTAACAAATTGAGTTGAGTTAGCTGAATTTCCCAAGGATAAAGTTGCAGTACTTCTTGGATTTTGGTGGCGTACTCGGCAGCAAATAAGGGTGGATAGGGTTGATAGTCGCGGCTTTGGACTTGTTCTAAGACTACGCGATCGCCAGCTGCAAAGGCAATTGTCGGCCCAGCAAATAAATAATTCATCACGCCATCAAATTGCGTTCCATCCAACCATTGGCGGGAATCTCCCCACACTTCACCCACAATATAGGCTTCAGGATTGATGGCTTTAGTGCGATCGCGGAATTCTTGCCAAAAACCCGGAGTCTTTATTTCAAATGGTACATCCAATCGCCAACCGTCGATGCCGAATTTAATCCAATATTCGGCAATTTCCATAATGTATTCTCGTACTTCTGGATTGTCGTGGTTAAATTCTGGCAAGGCGCGATTTCCCGCCCAACCTATGTAGTTTGCAGGGAAATCACCAGTGTACGGTGCTAGAGGCCAGCCTTCAATTTTGAACCAATTCACCCAAGGCGAATGGGGACCATTTTCTAAAACGTCATGGAAGAAGAAAAAACCACGGCTGGAATGGTTAAACACGCCATCTAGAACGACTTTGATATTCCGTTGATGGGCTGCATCAAGCAATTCTTTAAAAGCTTCGTTGCCTCCCAACATCGGGTCAACTTGGTAATAATCGTGGGTATGATAGCGGTGATTACTGGCGGATTGAAAGATAGGTGTGAAATAAATCGCGTTAATCCCCAAATCTTGGATGTAGTCTAAATCCTCCATGATGCCCCATAAATCGCCGCCTTTATAACCTTGGAGTGTAGGCATAGCGTCCCAATCTTCCCAACGGGCTTGGTGCAACAACCGTTTGCGTTGTTGTTTGCTTCTGGCAAAACGATCTGGGAAAATTTGGTAGAAAACCGCGTGCTTTACCCAGTCTGGTGTTTGAATTTGCATGAATAACTCTTTGTATCTTTAGAAGCGATCGTTGCAAATATTAGCTTCTTTATGACTCTTACTTATGATAGAGAATCTGTAATTTGCCAGTATTCATTAAGAATTTATACCAATTTAACTATTTTGGCTACAGGAATCATCTCTGATTTTTGCGAAGCTAGGTGCAATTCAAAGAGCCTTCTTGCCTATTGCCTATTGCGCTTTGCACACAGAAATCAAAGCATATTAGTATACAGATTGTTAGTATTTAATATTTCTTAAATTTATCTTTTTTATTTATTACTTAATTATTCTTAATTTTATTTTTTTAACTTTGTCCGTAATGATTTAGGCAGATAGTGAATTAGTTTAATAGCTCCATAAAAATTACCTGTTAGCTCAGTCTTGGGTAATTTTGAGATGCGTCTGTTCAAAGATGTCTTATGAGTACAGGAAATCACTATTAGGAGACATAATTCAGGGATATGAGTTATGAATTAGCAATTGTCTTAGGAATTACTTCCCGCCTCCTAAGCTTATTTGATGTTATCTATAAAAAAATAGATAACTATAGTCGCATCAAATAATCAAGGCGAAAAAACTGCATAGTCTGCATTAATACCAGAGCGACTTATGCTAATAAACTACTTTGCTTTCACCCAATAAATTGAATTTGAGGTAAAAATGAGACACGAAAAACTTTCTCCCGGACTACTGTTGGCATTTCAAGACTATCAAAATGAGGGAGATAAAGCTTTAGTTACACACAAGCGATCGCTTGGCATCATTGCCCACAAAAGCCCAGTCAAGCCAACAAAGAGCGTCGTTTTTATCTATTGCGATCCTGATGCAGACTTGAGTTACCTATCACAATATAACATTGAAGTCAATCAAAACTCTGGGAGTGTGCGGACGGCTTTTTTACCGATAGAAAGTTTAGATGTCTTGTCTGAAGAAGATGTTATCCAACGCATCAAACCATCACGCAAACTTCATTTGAGGATGGATACTGCAATGGGAGCAGTCAAACTCCCGGAGTTCCAGAACAAAACTGGACTAACTGGTAAAGGAGTAATCATCGGCATTGTAGACAGTGGCATTGATCCGAAACACCCCGCTTTTGCTGGACGAATTTTACACATTTGGGATCAAACACTGCCAGGTCCAGGAGTAACAGAGGGTGGCTATGGGGCGGAATTTACGGGAGCGCAACTGACAATTTCTCAGGATACTGGTGGTCATGGTACTCACGTTGCGGGCATTGCTGTCGGTGCTGATGCTAGCTATAGCGGTGTAGCGCCAGAAGCGGAATTAGTTGTGGTCAGATCAGATTTACAGGATGCCCATATTGCTGATGGTGTGCGTTATATTTTCCGAATTGCTAGAGAGTTAGGACGCGCAGCCGTGGTGAATCTCAGCTTGGGTGGACACGCTGATGCTCATGATGGTAGTGATTCCTTATCCAAAGTTATTGATGCGGAAACTGGCCCTGGAAAAATAGTTTGCTGTGCTGCCGGTAACGAAGGAAACGATAACATTCATGGACAAGCGACAATACCCAGTGGACGCACTCGTGGTATGCGCTTTAATGTTCCTTTGAATCAAATAGGCATAGTTTGGTTAAATGCTTGGTATTCCAAAGACAGCGAATTAGAAGTGTCTGTGCGGAGTCCTAACGGTTTTGTCACCCCATTCCAAAAAATAATTACTGACGGTAATGCCGCACAAGATTACCAGTTACCAGATGCAAGGGTGCAATTAGCGACACCAGCGCCAGATAAAGCCAATGGCGACCATAATTTCTTTGTACAAATCCGGGGTATTGGCCCCTCGCCAGTTATGGGAGGTGTTTGGCAACTGCGAGTTCGCAACAGTTCTGCAACTGACACACGTTTAGATGTATGGACATTAGATGACACTTCGTCAGTATTCTTTACTGGTAAAAGTGTCAAAGATGCGCTAAAAATTGGTTCCCCAGGAGCCGCCAGCAGTGCAATTACAGTTGCCGCCTATACTACTAAAACCAAGTACACAGATATTGATAACCAAGTGCGAGAAATGGGCTTAGAATTGCACACTATTTCGGAATTCAGTAGTGAAGGTCCACTCCGAAATGATGGACATAAGCCGGATGTAGCAGCACCAGGAGCAATGATTATTTCCACACTTTCTGCCGATGCAAATTTTGACCGTTCATCGATGATTAATTCCAAGTTTGTGGTACAGGCTGGTACGAGTATGGCGACACCATTTGTTAGTGGGTTAGTAGCATTATTATTGCAGCGAGATCCCAATCTCGATCCGACTGCTGTGAAAGACTTGCTACGTAAAAATAGTGCAATTCCTGGAAAACCCGCAGGGACATTTGATGAAAAATGGGGTTATGGAGTGATTAACGCTTTAAATCTGTAATTAGCCTCAGAGATGCAATATATTTAACACCTTTAACACAATAAATATATTCGCATCTCTTGAAAATTATACGGCTACTAAATTAAACAGCGCTAATTGAAAAAATGCTAACTTAACAGATGCAATTTAAATCCGAATAACTGCTTTAGATACTGATTTTCCCGGAGTAACTTTGAGTGGTACTTGTATCTAAGAATGTAATATTAATAGGACTTATGTAAACAATATCTAAAACCCTGATTCTACCGTAGGAGCAATTCATGAATTGCCCCTACAGCGTGTCCTTTTACGTAAGTCCTAATTAATATACAAGAATACTGGGCATTCAGGCTCTTAATAAACCTCAAAGCTAGAGAGAACAGCAATTAATCTGTAATTGGACATAGGAAATCGCCCATTAAATCTATACAGAGATAGGCAACAAAAACTCGCAAGTTTGATACCTTAGCTATACGATAGGTTAAGAATTGGTTGCTTTTTACCCACTTACTGAATCATGGATTTTCAAAAGCTAGATGCTGCCCTTGCTACAGCGCTCAATAATGTTCAAAACCCAGAAGAACCGAGTTTAGAAGTTTTCATCCATACTGAACCAATTTTAGACTCTGCTGCAACTGCTGTTTTAGAAAATTTAGGCATCAGTGGTGTTACTAGTGGAAGAGATATATTTACGGCAACACTGTCACTCAATGCAATTTCCCACTTGTCCGAGGAACCTTGGGTAAAATATTTGAAGCGATCACAGCAATTGCGTTTGGTTAATAGGAGAATAAATGTAGGCAAGTTGGGTGTTGAATGAGCATTGTCTAACCCTACACCACGCAGATAATTTTTTGCATTTCCTGTGAATTAGGTTGTTTTTTCTGGAAACTTACACTTCACCTCAATTTCCAGATTACTTGCAGCCGAGCCTTCAGTAATTTCAGTAGTAAGAATTTTTTGAAGAACAGCCAAGAAATCTGTCATCATAACTTGGCATGAATTATTAATTACATGATTCTTAACCTTTGATTGACTGAAAGATAGATCCTAAAGATGCGTCTAATTCGATACAATTTATAGGCAGAGAGAGCCGAGGAGAACAAGGTGGTCTTATTAAAAGGCTTTGAGATCGAGATGTATACTGGCACACCTCAAGGTGAAATCGTCGGTCTCTCCGACAAAATTATTGCAGCCTTGGATGGATTTATGCGGGAGCCAGATAGCCGCAATGTCGAATACATAACCCAACCATCCCATAATTACGAAAATTTATTGTGTGCCTTGCTGCGTCCTCGGCGGGAGTTGCGAAACTACCTCAATCACTTGGGCGATTACACCTTGATACCGGGAAGTACTTTATCGTTGGGTGGCAGCGATCGCTTTCGGCGTTCCGATCCAGCAAATCCCTATCATGACTACATTGAGAACACCTACGGTACAAAAGTAGTCACCGCCAGCGTCCACATTAATATAGGCATCAGCGATCCAGAAGTATTAATGCGGGCGTGTCGGGTGATCCGTATGGAAGCACCTCTATTTCTTGCCCTCAGCGCCTCATCTCCCTTCCTAGATGGCAAAACTACTGGCTATCACTCCACTCGCTGGGGCCTATTTCCGCAAACGCCTAGCCATGTACCTTTATTTGCCAGCCACACCGATCATATCCAGTGGGTGGAAGATCAACTCGTTGCCGGAACCATGCAAAATGTTCGGCATTTGTGGACATCGGTGCGACCAAATGGCGATCGCCGCCCTTATGATCTAAATCGCCTAGAACTACGAATTTGCGATTTAGTCATAGATCCCATTGCCTTACTAGCCATTACTGCCTTATTAGAAGCGCGTTTATTGCAAGTAATCGAAAATCCCAACATCGATCCTTTAACTCAAAGTACTTTCTCTAACGAAGAACTCGTCACCCTGACTGCTGAAAACGAAGCGGCGGCGGCGGCTGATAGTCTCGATGCTCATTTGAGGCATTGGCAAGATGGTAGAAGCATCCTAGCCAGAGATTGGATTACCCAAATGTACCAAGATGTTTGGGCGATCGCTAAACAACGAGGCTTTAGCTGTTTCCTTTCCCCATTGCACAAAATTCTCCGCGAAGGCAATGAAGCTCAACAGTGGTTGCAGTTACACACAGTCGGTTTTGACAGCCAGCGCGTCATCACTCAGGCTATTCTCGCCACCCAAGAACGCGAAATCGAACTCGAAGACAAATTGTGTTCGTCCCTACTAGCTTAATTGAAGAGGCAGAGGAGCAGGGAGCAGAGGGGCAGGGGGCAAGGGGAGCAGGGGGTTGGGGAGACAAGGGGGACAAGGGGGAATTATTGAACAATTGAACAAGTCTCTCTCTTGTCTCCCCCCTCTTCCTTGTCTCCCTTGTCTCTTATTCATGCCCAATACTTCTCTACGAGAGGCTGCGCCAACGGCTTCGCTCAGTACAAGTGCCCAATGCCCAATGGGAGATTTCTTTGGAGATACTACCATCCCTAAAAAACACAAGTGATTAATCTTTCTACATAAAACTTAATATTTACCAATTTTAGCCAAATATCCTCTCAGGGATTGCTCTGGGAGAGTTTGTGCTATTGTTTTAAAAATCTAATCAATGGATGATGCTTGATTATTATTAACAAAACCTATGAATAGCCTCTACCCTTTGGTAGATTTAACATTGACGATAAATTGTTTTATACAATACGTAGATTATACGGACAATGCCCCAGGTCGTTCTAGTTAACCCACAAATTCCTCCTAATACAGGTAATATCGCTCGTACCTGTGCAGCAACAGGTACAGAGTTGCATTTGGTAGGGCCCTTGGGGTTTGAAATTAGCGATCGCTACCTCAAAAGAGCCGGTTTGGATTACTGGCCTTATGTCAAACTGCACTATCACGAATCCCTAGAAGCCTTTAAAACCGTACATCAAGAGCGTGGAGGCAGATGCTTGGGTTATAGCGTTGGTGGTAATTTTAGTTACGTGAGCTTTCAATATCAAACCG
This window contains:
- a CDS encoding site-2 protease family protein, whose translation is MFTLSETSILAAILLVALGILGWGFYRARPFGKLGILAWLQSVVLMTPWLLFFGLFAAGIYINIAGILFLMVTSAGLYVYLGRQLRAAGQDAILKQRATEKLAADSLLEANSPQPTVGELKPEIPPIPEEDLNAIKGIFGIDTFFATETIAYQDGAIFKGNLRGEPEEVHNRLTASLQQRLGEQYRLFLVENTDGKPVVIVLPSRNDPRPMLLSQKAFAGILLIATIATNLEAAGLLLNFDFFGNPGRFQEALPIGTGIFAILVAHEIGHWLLAKRHQIRLSWPFFLPAVQIGSFGAITRFESLLPNRKVLFDIALAGPAAGGIVSLVMLVTGLLLSHSGSLFQLPNQFFQGSILVGSLARVVLGSALQSSLVSVHPLVIIGWLGLIITALNLMPAGQLDGGRVVQAIYGRKTAGRATIATLILLALVSLGNMIAMYWAIVIFFLQRDQERPSLNEITEPDDARAALGLLALFLMITTLLPLTPGLAGRLGIG
- a CDS encoding transposase family protein, with translation MNASGGGRPEKLSTDEQVCLCLFYLRQMPTFLVLGMLFEVSKTEANDTFHYWIPILRDILPASLLEQVSNNESDLLFVQEILTNFRLLVDSLEQPIYRDSDQKEQQKYFSGKKRQHTLKSLMIGIPEGKDIVEVEIGVPGPTADIKLFRQSQHKFDKSQLFSGDKGFQGGENITTPHKRKPKRELTQQQKDENKALSNNRIFIEHLIRLLKIFRIASQRFRLKLDTYEQIIFTVCGLVRLRIGSLILPT
- a CDS encoding DUF1818 family protein — its product is MERVVKTGFGWRIGWNPHAPEFKGLVGTDDWAIELTEAELNDFCRLLGQLADTMKQLATELMEEEKIACEAESDLLWMEVEGYPHDYSLCFILNTGRCVEGKWSASAVPDLLQAAGMLKVF
- a CDS encoding DNA-directed RNA polymerase subunit omega gives rise to the protein MLKRSKFETTQSQIMHRAEELISAASNRYRITVQVANRAKRRRYEDFENNEDAMMKPVLRAIIEMSDELTQPEIIGEL
- a CDS encoding fasciclin domain-containing protein gives rise to the protein MADLVETAINAGNFNTLVKAAQAANLIETLKSPGSLTLFAPTDEAFAKLPEGTLDSLLKDIPKLQKIVAYHVASGDVRSDDLVQIDEAQTLEGSIVAIESADGKIKVNNANVLKTDILTDNGVIHIIDEVLMPAMVAGR
- a CDS encoding glycoside hydrolase family 13 protein encodes the protein MQIQTPDWVKHAVFYQIFPDRFARSKQQRKRLLHQARWEDWDAMPTLQGYKGGDLWGIMEDLDYIQDLGINAIYFTPIFQSASNHRYHTHDYYQVDPMLGGNEAFKELLDAAHQRNIKVVLDGVFNHSSRGFFFFHDVLENGPHSPWVNWFKIEGWPLAPYTGDFPANYIGWAGNRALPEFNHDNPEVREYIMEIAEYWIKFGIDGWRLDVPFEIKTPGFWQEFRDRTKAINPEAYIVGEVWGDSRQWLDGTQFDGVMNYLFAGPTIAFAAGDRVVLEQVQSRDYQPYPPLFAAEYATKIQEVLQLYPWEIQLTQLNLLASHDTARLMTIAGGDIASVELSTLLLLTFPGAPSIYYGDEVGLPGGIDPDSRRGFPLEANWNREIFNTHRQLIALRQTYPALRTGDYQVLYAQGQLYIFARTLGTEELIIAVNAGTSSATANADVVSLRTQPNKLLYGTAEVEWNAEQLLLTLPPRSGCILGTGD
- a CDS encoding S8 family peptidase, which translates into the protein MRHEKLSPGLLLAFQDYQNEGDKALVTHKRSLGIIAHKSPVKPTKSVVFIYCDPDADLSYLSQYNIEVNQNSGSVRTAFLPIESLDVLSEEDVIQRIKPSRKLHLRMDTAMGAVKLPEFQNKTGLTGKGVIIGIVDSGIDPKHPAFAGRILHIWDQTLPGPGVTEGGYGAEFTGAQLTISQDTGGHGTHVAGIAVGADASYSGVAPEAELVVVRSDLQDAHIADGVRYIFRIARELGRAAVVNLSLGGHADAHDGSDSLSKVIDAETGPGKIVCCAAGNEGNDNIHGQATIPSGRTRGMRFNVPLNQIGIVWLNAWYSKDSELEVSVRSPNGFVTPFQKIITDGNAAQDYQLPDARVQLATPAPDKANGDHNFFVQIRGIGPSPVMGGVWQLRVRNSSATDTRLDVWTLDDTSSVFFTGKSVKDALKIGSPGAASSAITVAAYTTKTKYTDIDNQVREMGLELHTISEFSSEGPLRNDGHKPDVAAPGAMIISTLSADANFDRSSMINSKFVVQAGTSMATPFVSGLVALLLQRDPNLDPTAVKDLLRKNSAIPGKPAGTFDEKWGYGVINALNL
- the gshA gene encoding glutamate--cysteine ligase: MVLLKGFEIEMYTGTPQGEIVGLSDKIIAALDGFMREPDSRNVEYITQPSHNYENLLCALLRPRRELRNYLNHLGDYTLIPGSTLSLGGSDRFRRSDPANPYHDYIENTYGTKVVTASVHINIGISDPEVLMRACRVIRMEAPLFLALSASSPFLDGKTTGYHSTRWGLFPQTPSHVPLFASHTDHIQWVEDQLVAGTMQNVRHLWTSVRPNGDRRPYDLNRLELRICDLVIDPIALLAITALLEARLLQVIENPNIDPLTQSTFSNEELVTLTAENEAAAAADSLDAHLRHWQDGRSILARDWITQMYQDVWAIAKQRGFSCFLSPLHKILREGNEAQQWLQLHTVGFDSQRVITQAILATQEREIELEDKLCSSLLA
- a CDS encoding tRNA (cytidine(34)-2'-O)-methyltransferase, with protein sequence MPQVVLVNPQIPPNTGNIARTCAATGTELHLVGPLGFEISDRYLKRAGLDYWPYVKLHYHESLEAFKTVHQERGGRCLGYSVGGNFSYVSFQYQTDDWLLFGSETTGLPPTILSDCDATLYIPMSQPGVRSLNLSVSVAIGLFETRRQLGYLQ